In Anthocerotibacter panamensis C109, the sequence TCCGGTCCAACATCGGAGCATCGGCTATCTTCCGCCCATAGTCTGTGCTGCGATTGAAGGCAGCCTCGACCAAACCCTTGAAGAGCGGGTGCGGGGCATTGGGGCGGGAATGGAATTCGGGGTGGAATTGGCTGGCAATGAAGTAGGGATGGCTGGGTAGTTCGATGATTTCGACCAAGCGTTCGTCTAGCGAGATCCCACAGATGCGATAGCCCGAGTCCAAAAATTGGCGGCGGTAGGCGTTGTTGAACTCGTAGCGGTGGCGGTGGCGCTCTAGGACCACCGATTCCTGGTAGAGACTGTGGGCTAGAGATTTGGGTTGCAGGCGACAAGGCCACAGGCCCAAACGCATGGTACCTCCCAACGAAGAGACATCTTCCTGCTCTGGTAACAGCGAAATCACAGGATGGGGAGATTGGGCGTCAAATTCGGTACTGTTGGCTGCGGGGAGTTGGACGACGTTTTGTGCCCACTCAATGACCGCACACTGCATTCCCAAACACAGCCCTAAAAAAGGCAGGTTATGCTCGCGAGCGAAGCGGATAGCCTGGATCTTCCCGTCAATGCCCCGCGCCCCAAAGCCCCCCGGAACGATCAGCGCCGAGAGGTCCTTTAGGTAGTAGGGTGCCCCGTGCTTCTCCACATCCTCCGCGTGAATCCAGACCACATCCACCTGGATATCTTGGGCAATCCCCGCATGGCGCAGAGATTCCACGACCGAGATATAGGCGTCGGAGAGTTGGACATATTTACCGACAATGCCTACGCTCACCCGATGGCGCGGTTGACTCATCCGCGAAACGAGGCGCTCCCAATCGGTGAGGTCAGGTTCCCGAACCGGCAGGCCCAAGAGTTCCACGACCCGCTGCGCTAAACCCTCGTGCTCTAGATGCAGGGGAACTTCGTAAATGCTCCGCGCATCCTGACAGGAAATGACCGAGGTAACCGGCACGTCACAGAAGTTGGAAATTTTTTCTTTTAGTCCGTTGGGTAGCGGGCGGTCGGAGCGGCAGACTAAGATCTCAGGCTGAATCCCAATGGAGCGCAGTTCGTTGACAGAGTGTTGGGTCGGCTTGGACTTCATCTCGTGCGCCGACTGGATATGAGGTATTAAGGTGACATGGATATAAAGCGCGTTATTGCGTCCCACGTCGTTGCGAAACTGACGGATCGCTTCTAAGAAAGGCAGGGATTCAATGTCGCCCACAGTCCCGCCCACCTCGACCAAAACTACATCAGGATGGGTATTACGGGCGACACGGTGGATGCGTTCTTTGATCTCATTGGTGATGTGGGGGATGACCTGGACGGTGCAGCCATTGTAGTCGCCCCGGCGTTCTTTGTTGATCACCGCTTGGTAGATCGAGCCGGTGGTGACGTTGTTGAGCTTGGACATGGAGGTGTCCGTAAAGCGCTCGTAGTGTCCCAGATCTAGGTCCGTCTCTGCCCCATCGTCAGTGACAAAGACCTCGCCATGCTGGAAGGGGCTCATGGTGCCGGGGTCTACATTGATGTAGGGGTCAAGCTTGATAATCGAGACGGAGAAATCCCGAGACTTCAATAACCGCCCCAAGCTCGCTGCTACAATTCCCTTACCAATGGAGGAGACGACCCCTCCGGTTACAAAAATAAATTTCGTCATGACTCACTCGGGCCTGAGTTATCTGTGTATGGTAGCCCAAATCTGGTGATTTAGTCATGCCAATCTGCCATGGACACTAGATACGGGGAAAGGTGTCTGATGTGGGCGCTAGTGAGGCTTTGGACTGCCATGCAACCTGAAGCGCACCCACGGGTCAAACCGGACTTCTAGCAACGCTGCAACGAGCTGAGTGGGCTAGGCTCTGAGCTAAATCGAGTGGTTTGAGAGAAGTTGACTAGGTTCTAAGCTTGGTACGGGAGGTTCGTCGAGGGTTAGGGAGGATTCGTCTCACTGTGCAGCGGGGTCTTGGGGGATGGGGGCTCTTTTCTCGATAGAATGTGCTCCATTCCCTAGAGTGAGGAAAAGATATGGCGATATTTGACATGCGTGGACAGCAGGTTACCTATCAGTGGAATATTAGCGGGGATGCTTATTTTGGAACGGTAGAGAATAAAGTAGCGGTGGTCCAAGACCTAGATCGCTTGCGGGCTGACCGGCGGCGGGAGCGGGCGCAGGTCATGGCTGCGCAGAACGGGGAAGCGGTGGAGCAGGTAGGAGAGCGATTATTCGCTCAAGGGCTACGGTGGTTCGAGCAGGAGCACGTGAATGTGCTGGCGGAACAGGCTTGGGCGAATGGGATAGAAGATTGGGAACAGGTGAGGCGGCTGGCGGGTAATTTGGTTGTGTTTTTCCAGCTTCGTTCTCAGTGGTCAGCGTGGGAAGCGAGTCATCTCTTGGCATTAGAGGCAACGCAGCAAGCCGGGGACCGACAGGGCGAGGGGATTACGCTCAAAAATTTAGGACATCTCCACAAGGCGCGGGGAGCGAAAGAAAGAGCCGTTTCTTTTTGGCGGGAGGCTTTGACGAAGTTGCATCCTGATTCGCCAGAGTATCGAAAGGTGGAGGGGTTATTGGGAGGGGAGGAGTAGGGGTGGGCTCTTGGGGCGGGGGGCGTTTCACAAACCAGTTAGGCTTGCTATATATCGTGTAGGCATTTAGAGCGATGGTATTACAAATTTTGCTGAATCGGTACCAACTGTACGGCGCAGGCTTTCAGTTCTGGCTCTAGAGAGTCTGGGTCGGCTTCGGCGTGGGTGAGGGCGTTGGCTTCCGCTTGATTGGCCCAGAGTGCGCCCCAATGCATTGGGATAAAGGCCACGCCCGGAGCTATCGCTTTTGTAATGAGGACCTCGAAGCGGGCCATGCCGCGCCGGGAGCGGACCTCGACCCAATCTTGTTGCTGTAGCCCCAAGGTTTGGGCATCGCGGGGATGGATCTCTAGGAAGGGCTTGGGGTGCATTTTGCGGATCTTCTCGATGCGTCCAGTGCGCGTTTGGGTGTGCCAGTGACCGTAGAGCCGCCCGGTGGTCAAAATATAAGGGTAGGCCGCATCTGGGGGCTCCGCCAAACCTCGGGCGTGGAGGGCAGCAAAGCGGGCGCGTCCATCGGGGGTATGGAACCGGAGGTCCGTGTAGAGACGAGCAGACGCCCTCGGCTCCACGGGTTGATCCCCGGCAGGATAGGGCCATTGCAGCGCCCCTTTCTCGGCTAGCCGTTCGTGGCTCAAGCCCGTCATGTCACAGGGACGCCCTGCGGTGAGTTGCACAAATTCAGCGAAGACCTCCGCAGAAGAGGTGAAACGAAACTGCTCCCTAAAGCCCAACCGCCGACCTACTTCAGCAAAGATAGCCCAGTCGTCCCGCGCTTCTCCCGGCGGGGGCTGAAACGATGAACAGAGCGTGATCCGGCGCTCGGAATTGGTCATCACGCCTGTTTTCTCGCTCCATTGGGTGGCAGGGAGCAGGAGGTGGGCGTAGTCCGTGGTTTCAATCGGGATGTAGCAGTCTTGATAGACCGTAAAAGGTGATTGCAACAGCGCTCGTTTGGTCCGCTCTAGATCCGGGAGGCTCACCGCCGGATTGGTCGCGGCAATCCATAAAAATCCTACTTCCCGCGCTTCTAGCCCTAAGATCATCTCCCAAACGCTGCGTCCCGGATACGGCGAAATCCGCCCCGCCGGAAGCCCCCAAAAAGTTTCTACCGCCGCGCGGTGGGTCGGTTCCTTGACCGAGCGATAACCAGGTAAAAGGTGTGCCAAGCCGCCCGCCTCGCGCCCCCCCATCGCATTGGGCTGTCCGGTCAGTGAAAAGGGTCCCGCGCCAGGTCGGCCCACCTGTCCGGTCAACAGGTGCAGATTGATGATTGCCCGACACTTGAGCGTGCCCTCCGTGGACTGATTGACCCCCATCGACCACAGGGAGAGGACCCGCTGACTCGCCCCCCAAAGGCGGGCACAGGTCTCCAAAGCGTCTACAGCAATTCCACAGCGCTCCGCCACCACCTCGGGCGAATAGTGTTGGACGACTCCGGCAAAAGCGGCAAAGCCCGTCGTATGCGCCCGAATAAAAGCTTCATCGACTTGATCCCAACGCAGGAGCAGATGGGCGATCCCGTGGAGCAGATCCACGTCGGTTCCGGGCTGAATCGCCAGATGCAGGTCTGCTACTTGCGCTGTGGGGGTGGCGCGGGGATCGACCACGATGAGCTTTAGCGCTGGATTTTGGCGACGGTGCTTGTGCAGACGGTTGAAGACGATGGGGTGACACTCAGCCGTATTGGTGCCAATGAGAAAAGCACAGTCGGTCAGCTCTAAGTCTTCATAAGAACAAGGCGGACCATCCGCCCCAAAACTCTGAATATAACCCGCCACTGCTGAGGACATGCAGAGGCGGGAATTGGCGTCGAAATTATTGGTACCCAGACAGCCCTTCATCAGCTTTTGGGCCACATAGTAGTCCTCGGTGGCGAACTGCCCAGAACCATACAGACAGAGGGCATCCACGCCCTGATTCGCCCGCACGGTTTGGATACGCTCAACCATTCGCCCCAGGGCTTCCTCCCAATCCACTTGGCGGAAGGGTTGGTCTAGGCGGTCCCGGAACATCGGGTAAAGGAGGCGGTCCCGGTCGAGCGATTCGAGGATTGTCGCCCCTTTCACACAGACCTGTCCTAGGCTGGAGGGGTGATCCCGGTCGCCACGGACTTTCCAGGAGCCGTGGCTGGCGATGACCTCCAAGCCACAGCCTACACCGCAGTAGGGGCAGAGGGTTTTTGTCATCAAGCCCTCCTCAATCAGCCAGGACCGGGTCACCAAAGCGTTCGTAGAGAAAGGTCATGACGCGATTGCGCAAGGTGTAGTAATGCGGATCTTCTAAGACCTCAGCACGGGAGCGCGGGCGCGCGAAGGGGACTTCCAGGACTTCGCCTATCGTCGCCTCCGGGCCATTGGTCATCATTACGATCCGGTCCGCTAACAGGATTGCCTCATCAATGTCATGGGTGATCATCAGGACGGTGGTGCGATTGGCTTCCCAGATCTTGAGCAGTTCGTCCTGCATCTCCTCACGCGTCAGGACATCGAGCGCTCCAAAGGGTTCATCGAGCAGGAGTACTTTGGGGCGGATGGCAAGGGCACGGGCGATGGCAACGCGCTGTTTCATCCCGCCAGAGAGCTGTTTGGGGCGTTTGTCAGCATTGGCGCTGAGGCCGACGAGGGCGATATGTTCCTCGGTGACCTGCCGTTGCTCGGCAGGGCTGAGGTCGGTGCGGGTAGCTTTGACGGCGAGGTGAATATTGTCGTGGACAGAGAGCCAGGGCAAGAGCGCATAGTTCTGGAAGACCACCATGCGGTCAGGACCGGGCTCGACAATCTCCCGTCCCTCTAGGATAACGCCCCCGGTGGTGGCTCGACTGAGCCCCGCCACCATGTTGAGGACCGTTGTTTTCCCACAACCGGAATGGCCCAACAGGGTGATAAACTCCCCGCGCTGCACTTTGAGGACCACATCCTTGACGGCCACAAACGGACCCTGAGGCGTGGGGAAGGTCTTGGTGATATAGCTCAGTTCCAGGAAGGTCTGGCTCATGAGGGCTCCTAAAGGGTGACGAGTTGACCGGTGGGAAGCTTGACTTCAGTGATGGTCACCTCCCGCTTGAGCGCAAAACCATTGAGGTAGGCAAGGGGGTCGGTCGGATCGAGCGTCCGACCATCGGGCAGGGTGAGCGCGTGGTAGCCCACAACAGGGGCAGGGAGTCCTAGTTCTTCCAGCGCACGGCTATAGACGTCGTGCTGCCAAATGCGCTCCAAGAAAGCTTTCCAGTTGCGCGGGAAGGGGATAAGCCCCCAGCGGGCCATCTGGGTGAGCATCCATAGGGCTTCACTCGGATCGCAGGCATTGGCTGTAAATAGATTGAAGTCGGGCAGTTGGATGGTTTCGCCCAGGCCGTAATCATAGACGCCGGATAGCCCCAGGGCGCTGTAGCTAGGGTCAGCGTTGACGTAGGATTTTTGGGAGACCAGATGGATCACCTCGGCGCGGTTCTCGGGCTGCTCGCAGAACTGGCAGGCTTCGATCAGGGCTTTAACGAGGGCGCAGTGGGTCTTGGGGTGGGCTTCGGCCCAGGAGGCTTTCATCCCGAGGACTTTTTCGGGATGGGCCGGCCAGAGGTCGAGGCTGGTGGCGAGGACAAAGCCTAACCCTTCATGGACTGCTCGCGCATTCCAGGGCTCGCCCACGCAATAGCCGTCGATGCCTCCCCCATCCAGATTTGCAACCATCTGTGGCGGCGGGATGACCACCAGTTCGACATCCCGGTCAGGATCGATATTGGCCCCGGCGAGCCAATGGCGCAGCAAAAGGTTGTGCATTGAGACCGGGTGGACGATCCCCAAGCGATGGACCGTGGTTGCCCGGTTGTCCAAATATTGCTTAAAGTCCTCGCGGGTGCGGATGCCCTGCTCACAAAAAGTCCGCCGGAAGGTGATGGCGTTGCCGTTGCGGCTGAGGACCATCGAGGCGATCACGGGTACCGGAGCACTCTGGGAAAAACCCAGACTCTTGCCCAGAGGCATCCCGGCGACCATTTGGGCTGCGTCCAAGCGGTCCTCAACCACGCCTGCCAAAAGCGTCTTCCAACTGGCCTCGCGCGCGAGTGTGACCGTCAGGCCGTGCTTGGCAAAAAAGCCTTTCTCTTGGGCAATCACCAGCGGAGCACAGTCAGAGAGGGGAATAAAGCCCAGGGCCAGATTTGTTTTCTCCAGGCTGCTCGAGGCGATGGCAGGGGCTACCGGGATGCGATTCTTCTCTTGCTTGGCCTGGTTGAGGAAGTAGAGTAGTTCACTGCGCTGACGATAGTAGTTGGGGTTGTTGATGACTTCGACGCGGCGGCGGGGGTGGGGCAATTCCACCGTCATGACCTCCGCAATCCGGGCACTCGGACCGTTGCTCATCATCACAATCCGGTCTGCCAGCAGGAGGGCCTCTTCGACATCATGGGTGATCATGATGACTGTGATGCGGTGCGCCTCCCAAATCCGGGCTAGTTGTTCCTGGAGGCGGCCTCGGGTGAGGGCGTCTAGGGCTCCAAAGGGCTCGTCGAGCAAGAGCACCTTGGGCCGGGTGACTAGGGCACGGGCGATCCCGACCCGTTGCTTCATGCCCCCGGAGATCTGACCGGGTTTCTTGTGGGCGGCAGCCGTCAGGTTGACTAACGCCAGGTGTTCCTCTACCAGATCAGACTGCTCTTTGGGCGTGAGGGTGCGATGGACTGCTTTGACGGCCAGTTCGATGTTTTGGCGGACAGAGAGCCAGGGCAGCAGCGAATGGTTCTGGAAGGCGACCATCCGCTCAGGTCCAGGTCCGGTCACCGTTTCACCATCTACGACAATGCGCCCCGACGTGGGCTGGTCGAGCCCCGCCACAAGGTTGAGCAGTGTGGATTTGCCGCAACCAGAGTGGCCGATGATGGCGATAAATTCGCCCTCCGTCACCTGAAGATTCACGCCCCGGAGGGCTTCGTAGTCCTTACCGCCTGAAGTTTCAAAGCGTTTGCCGACCTGTTGTAGTTCTAAGTAGGCCATCGTGGATGCTCCTGGTTGTGGGCTGACTATTCCGAGGCGACCAGGAGTTTCCCCAAGTAATAGACCATCCGGTCTAGGGCAAACCCGACTAACCCGACGTAGAGCACCGCTAAAATGATGTCGCTCATGCGCGAACTGTTATAGCTGTCCCAGATGAAAAAGCCAATGCCTACCCCTCCTGTGAGCATCTCAGCCGCGACAATCGCGAGCCAAGCCAAGCCAACGGCAATCCTCAGCCCGGTGAAAATATAGGAAGCTGCTGCCGGGAGCAGGATATTAAAGAAGTAGGTCGTCTTGGAGAGCTTGAGCACACTGGCGACGTTCTTATAGTCTTGGGGCGTTTCGCGGACCCCGACGGCAGTGTTGATGATAATCGGCCAGACCGCCGTCACAAAGATGACGAAGATCGCTCCGGGTTCGGCTTGATTCAAGGCGGCAAGGGCAATCGGCAACCAGGCCAACGGCGGCACCGTCCTGAGGACCTGAATAATCGGGTCGAAGGCGAGGCGAAAGGGCTTAAGCGAGCCGATGAGAATTCCCAGCGAGACTCCCACTACCGCTGCCAGGATATAGCCTATTGCCACGCGTTTCAGGCTCTCCAACAGTTGCCAGCCCAACCCTTTGTCGTTGGCCCCATTGTCGAAAAAAGGATCAGTGATCAAAGGCAAGGTATCTTGAATGACCTGGAGTGGACCGGGAATCTGCCCGGTTTTGCCCATGGCGCTCAGGAGTTGCCAACCACCGACCAGGACGAGCAGGGCAAGCACCGGATAGAGCACAACCCCCACGCGTTCCAGTTGCTCTTTGAGGGCCATGGATACAGGCGCAGCCTGACTAGGTGTAGCGGGTGCTTCAGGTGCGACAGACACAGCGGGTGGTTCCTTCGAGGTAGTCGTCATAGAGGCTCCTTACTGGTTCAAGCTAACTTTTTGATCTTCACGCTCTTGAGGTAGGCTTCCGGGTTGGCTGGGTCGAACTTGATTCCGTCGAAAAACTTCTCGACGCCCCGCGAGGTGCTCTTGGGAATCATCGCCTGCTGACCGATGGTCTTGGCCGCATCTTTCCAAAGGTCTTCGCGGTTGACCGCCTCGACGAGCTTTTTGATGTCCGTCTTCTGCGGTATGACGCCCCAACGGATGTCCTCAGTGAGAAACCACAGGTCGTGACTCTTGTAGGGATAGGAGGCGGCTCCCTGCCAGAACTTCATCACATGGGGGCTATTGCGCTCAATAGGCCGCCCGTCACCAAAGTCAAAGATCCCCTTATAGCGGGCGATGATGTCCCCGACCGGAGCGTTGATCCATTGGCGCTTGGAGACGATTTCGGACATCTCCTGTTTGTTTTCGGCCTTGTCACACCACATTTGGGCCTCTTGCACCGCCAGCAGTAGGGCTTTGGCTGCCTTGGGGTTCTTGTCTACGTAGCTCGCTCTGAGCGCAAAGGCTTTCTCCGGGTGATTGGCCCAAATCTGTCCGGTGGTGACAGCAGAGTAGCCGATGAGTTGGTTGATGAGTTGCTGGTTCCAGGGCTCCCCGACACAGAAGGCGTCCATAGTCCCGGTCTTCATATTGGCGACCATCTGCGGCGGCGGGATGGTGATGACTTTGAGGTCAGTCTCGGGGTTGATGCCCCCCGCTGCGAGCCAATAGCGCAGCCATGCCCAGTGGGTACCCCCAGGGAAGGTCTCTGCCACAGTAAAAGGCTTGCCCTCACTGCGGGCTTTGTCAGCGGCGGGTTTGAGCTTACTGGTATCCAGTTTTACTCCCAAGCTCTTGTAGGCGTTGGAGACGGAGATGCCCTGACCGTTGACGTTGAGCCGCGCCAAGATATACATCGGGATTTTTTGTTTGCCCTTGGTGATATTGCCGTTACTGAGTAGATAGACCATGGGGGTCAGGATGTGCGCCCCGTCAATACCGCCCCCGTCCGAGCCCAATTCCAAATTGTCACGAGTCCCGCCCCAGGAGGCTTGCTTGAGCACCTCTACGTCCTTCATCCCATATTTCTCGAAGTAGCCCTTTTCTTTGGCGATGACCAAGGGGGCGCAGTCGCTCAAGGCAATAAAACCCAGACGGGCTTTGGTGGTTTCAGGGCTGTCAGCAGCATTGACATAGCCCGGAGCGATCAGGCTCCCCGCCGCTGCCGCCCCGAGGCCCAAGAGTACCTTCCGGCGGGTGGAGGTCTCAAGGGTAGAGCCTGAGGAGGGTTCGATGGGTTCGGGTTGAGTATTCGCCATGGTGGGTATTAAGCGCAAAGGTTGGTAACAAACAGGAAACACGCTGTAACTTAAAGGAAATGTATTTCTCGTTACATAAAGGGTTTGAATTGGGCTATGCGTTATGAAATTGATAACTAACTAGCATCAGCAGAGGCATTTCCCCTGATATGCGTCGCCTGCAATACATTTTTTGGATTTTTCCGCCGTAGTGTGAGGAGGTTAAGCTTTCTTAACCTGAATGAGGAGTGCGTTGTGTTTACGAAGTTCGCTGTGCAAAGAAACGTTTTTTCCTGGATGGGGCTATTTGCTGCGCTAGCCCACCCAGTCCAGGCCTTACCTGATACTTCAGTGCGTCAGTTAGGAGGTGAAGCCCCGGCCCAAGTCGCCCAGGTCTTTTCTGTTTCGGAGCTGACGGATGTGACCTCGGCGGATTGGGCTTTCCTGGCGCTGAAGTCCCTAGTTGAGCGCTATGGCTGTCTGGATGGCTACCCGGATCTGACCTTTCGGGGGCAGCGGGCTCTGACGCGTTACGAATTCGCCAGTGGCTTAAATACTTGTTTACAAAAAATCAACGAGCAGATCACCGCCGGAACCCAGAATCTGGTGACCAAGGATGACCTGAGCACTGCGGGTCGCTTGGAGGAGCAATTTCGGACTGAACTTGCGACCCTCCGTGGACGGACCGACCAGCTAGAGGCAAAGGCTAAAAATTTGGAGGGCAACTTTTTTAGTCGGATCACCAAGTTCACTTCCACCGCCATATTTTCTGTCAACGGTGGGGGGGCTGGGGGCAATATTGTTCCGCTGGCCCAAAATGGTGGGCCGACCCGTGCCGGTACAACCCCTAACACCACGTTTGGTGGGCGTATCCGTTTTAACTTCGATACCCGCTTTAGCAAAGAGACGAATGATCTGCTGAAGATCCGCCTTTCCACCTTCCCCAGCCTGGGTCAGGACACCTCAGCGAGTCTGGGGGCAGGGACGCGCTCGGGGCAGCTTTTCTTTGGCGGGGTAGCGCCTTTGGCGGGGGGGACGGGTTTTGTGACTGATGGACGGCAGGCTGCGACCTTTGACAAAGTCTGGTATGCCTTTAACCCCTTCAAGACCGCTGGTTTCCGGGTCTGGGTCGGCCCGAGGGTCCAGGTTATTGACGTTTTGGACCGCAACCCCTATCTGATTAGCGACGAAAACCGCTTCGTGACGACGCTTAACCTCTTCAACCCGCTGATCTCGGGCTATGCTCACCTCAACACCGCAGCCGGTTTTGACTGGCGGATTGCCGAAAATGTTTCGCTGCGGGCGCTGTATTCTGCGGCAAACGCAGGGGCAGCCAATGGTCTACTGCCGGGAGGCGGGGGGCTCACGGGTGGATTGACCCAGCTTATTGGGGAGCTGGAGTACCGTCCTGCCAAAGAACTGGGGCTCAAGTTCCAGTACACACGAGCCAATGTCCCCCTCAATGCCGGAAATCGCCGCGTCTTTGGCGGTTCGCCGGTCCTGATTGGCTCCAATCCCCTCACCCCCGTCACCGGGACTTTTAGTACTGTAGACGCCTTTGGTTTTAACACCGACTGGTCCATCTCCAGCCAAGTGAAGTTCTTCGGGCGCGTAGCCTTCGCCTCAGACCGGGTGACAGGTGCTGGGCTAGATGGCAATCTGAGCGCGAACACTTGGCTGGTGGGCTTCGAGTTCCCGGACCTCTTGAGCAAGGGCAATCGGGCAGGTATCTCCTTCGGCCAGCCGATTCGGGTAACTGCAACCTCGGGGATCGGTACGCTCCAAGCCGACCCCGGCACCGAAACCGACCTGGAACTCTACTACAACTTCCGCCTAGCCAAGGGCATCGAACTCACCCCAGACCTCCAATTGCTCTTTAACCCCGGCAACAACCCGAACAACAGCGTGATTACCGTGGGGACCTTGCGGACGGTTTTCTCTTTCTAGCGCGTCAAGGCACCGTCAGCACCGGGCAAGCAGCCAGACTGATCACCCGCGTGCTGACGCTTTGGGCTGCCCGGTCTCCGGTCAGGCCCAACCCTCTACAGCCCATGATGATCAATTCCGCCCCGGTTTCCTCGGCTACATCGCAGATGACAAAGGGCGGGTTTCCTTCGCGCTCCATGACCTCAACTGGGATACCCCGGTCCATGAAATAAGCCCCGACCTCTTGGAGCAGGGTTTGGAGAGACTCTGGGGAAGCTGTTTTCCCGGCTCTTTCTCCACGTTCCAGGACTGATAGGACTTCTAGCCGACTGTTAAACTTCTGTACTAAGCGGGCCACCATCGGGATGGCTTTTTGGGATTCAGGGCTCCCATCGACAGCAAATAGAACGGTCTTGAACATAACAGCAACCCCACCGGGCAAGGACTACCTATATTAATTTTATCCCCGGGCGTCCAGGGTACGGATAGGGATCAATTTTGCGTGTTGCTTATTTTCCAGGCTGTGGAATCGTCCCCCAACCTTTGGCGCGTTCGGCAGCTCTGAGGACAAAGGCGGCGAGCTTATCCAATTCCTCTGCGGTGAGAAAATCAGCCCCGCGACAGGTAGAACTCAGCCCTTTCCCATCGTAGGTTTTGGGTGCTTTGATAAAAGCGGTCAGCGCCTCCAAGTTGTCGCGCGGCGGGGTTGCCTGTTTGAGATCCAGGATCGACAGGGAAATCGCCGGGTTTTGGAGGGTATTCCCCCCCACATGGCAGATCTTACAGTTGTTTTCGAAAAGGGCCTTGCCTTCGGTGATCTGCCCTGCTGTAAAAAGTGCAGTCTGACCCTTGGGGCTGACTACAATGTCCACCGGGCGCTGCACGAGTAGGTATTGGAGTACGTAGCGGTCTGGCTTGGTCTGCGTCGGAGCGCTCAAGCTAGCACACCCCGTAACCAAAAGCAGGAGCGCCCCGGCCTGGAGTAATCCTATACGCACCATCAACGTACGTCCTTACCCTTACCCCAAGTCTTGTTGAAGTTGGCTTCTTTGAGAATGTGGGCAGCAATGGCGGTGAGACGTTCCTCAGGGAGGTTATCAAACTTGGGATGGCGGCCCCCATCGTAGAGGTTTTCGGTGCCGTCGTAGCTGAGGGGCTTCTTCATATAAGAGATGAGCGTCTCGATATTGTCCAAAGGCGGAGTCGCGCCCTTGAGTTGTTCTAGAGACAGGTTGATTTCACGCACGTTATAGGTGCCATAGGTCTGGCCGCCAACGTGGCATTTGCTGCACTCGGCTTTAAAAGCGCGAAAGCCCTGTTTCATCTCATCGCGGCTAAATTCCGTAGTCTTCCCCGCCAAGTCTGCTTTTGCCACAAAGGCCGCTGCTTCTGTGGTTGGGGTGCTCGCCTGGGTCTGATCGGAATTGCTC encodes:
- a CDS encoding ABC transporter ATP-binding/substrate-binding protein (This model describes the ATP binding subunits of ATP-binding cassette (ABC) transporters for nitrate transport, or for bicarbonate transport, in bacteria and archaea.), with protein sequence MAYLELQQVGKRFETSGGKDYEALRGVNLQVTEGEFIAIIGHSGCGKSTLLNLVAGLDQPTSGRIVVDGETVTGPGPERMVAFQNHSLLPWLSVRQNIELAVKAVHRTLTPKEQSDLVEEHLALVNLTAAAHKKPGQISGGMKQRVGIARALVTRPKVLLLDEPFGALDALTRGRLQEQLARIWEAHRITVIMITHDVEEALLLADRIVMMSNGPSARIAEVMTVELPHPRRRVEVINNPNYYRQRSELLYFLNQAKQEKNRIPVAPAIASSSLEKTNLALGFIPLSDCAPLVIAQEKGFFAKHGLTVTLAREASWKTLLAGVVEDRLDAAQMVAGMPLGKSLGFSQSAPVPVIASMVLSRNGNAITFRRTFCEQGIRTREDFKQYLDNRATTVHRLGIVHPVSMHNLLLRHWLAGANIDPDRDVELVVIPPPQMVANLDGGGIDGYCVGEPWNARAVHEGLGFVLATSLDLWPAHPEKVLGMKASWAEAHPKTHCALVKALIEACQFCEQPENRAEVIHLVSQKSYVNADPSYSALGLSGVYDYGLGETIQLPDFNLFTANACDPSEALWMLTQMARWGLIPFPRNWKAFLERIWQHDVYSRALEELGLPAPVVGYHALTLPDGRTLDPTDPLAYLNGFALKREVTITEVKLPTGQLVTL
- a CDS encoding CTP synthase, coding for MTKFIFVTGGVVSSIGKGIVAASLGRLLKSRDFSVSIIKLDPYINVDPGTMSPFQHGEVFVTDDGAETDLDLGHYERFTDTSMSKLNNVTTGSIYQAVINKERRGDYNGCTVQVIPHITNEIKERIHRVARNTHPDVVLVEVGGTVGDIESLPFLEAIRQFRNDVGRNNALYIHVTLIPHIQSAHEMKSKPTQHSVNELRSIGIQPEILVCRSDRPLPNGLKEKISNFCDVPVTSVISCQDARSIYEVPLHLEHEGLAQRVVELLGLPVREPDLTDWERLVSRMSQPRHRVSVGIVGKYVQLSDAYISVVESLRHAGIAQDIQVDVVWIHAEDVEKHGAPYYLKDLSALIVPGGFGARGIDGKIQAIRFAREHNLPFLGLCLGMQCAVIEWAQNVVQLPAANSTEFDAQSPHPVISLLPEQEDVSSLGGTMRLGLWPCRLQPKSLAHSLYQESVVLERHRHRYEFNNAYRRQFLDSGYRICGISLDERLVEIIELPSHPYFIASQFHPEFHSRPNAPHPLFKGLVEAAFNRSTDYGRKIADAPMLDRIPIAQEE
- a CDS encoding molybdopterin oxidoreductase family protein, with the protein product MTKTLCPYCGVGCGLEVIASHGSWKVRGDRDHPSSLGQVCVKGATILESLDRDRLLYPMFRDRLDQPFRQVDWEEALGRMVERIQTVRANQGVDALCLYGSGQFATEDYYVAQKLMKGCLGTNNFDANSRLCMSSAVAGYIQSFGADGPPCSYEDLELTDCAFLIGTNTAECHPIVFNRLHKHRRQNPALKLIVVDPRATPTAQVADLHLAIQPGTDVDLLHGIAHLLLRWDQVDEAFIRAHTTGFAAFAGVVQHYSPEVVAERCGIAVDALETCARLWGASQRVLSLWSMGVNQSTEGTLKCRAIINLHLLTGQVGRPGAGPFSLTGQPNAMGGREAGGLAHLLPGYRSVKEPTHRAAVETFWGLPAGRISPYPGRSVWEMILGLEAREVGFLWIAATNPAVSLPDLERTKRALLQSPFTVYQDCYIPIETTDYAHLLLPATQWSEKTGVMTNSERRITLCSSFQPPPGEARDDWAIFAEVGRRLGFREQFRFTSSAEVFAEFVQLTAGRPCDMTGLSHERLAEKGALQWPYPAGDQPVEPRASARLYTDLRFHTPDGRARFAALHARGLAEPPDAAYPYILTTGRLYGHWHTQTRTGRIEKIRKMHPKPFLEIHPRDAQTLGLQQQDWVEVRSRRGMARFEVLITKAIAPGVAFIPMHWGALWANQAEANALTHAEADPDSLEPELKACAVQLVPIQQNL
- a CDS encoding nitrate ABC transporter ATP-binding protein (This model describes the ATP binding subunits of ATP-binding cassette (ABC) transporters for nitrate transport, or for bicarbonate transport, in bacteria and archaea.) produces the protein MSQTFLELSYITKTFPTPQGPFVAVKDVVLKVQRGEFITLLGHSGCGKTTVLNMVAGLSRATTGGVILEGREIVEPGPDRMVVFQNYALLPWLSVHDNIHLAVKATRTDLSPAEQRQVTEEHIALVGLSANADKRPKQLSGGMKQRVAIARALAIRPKVLLLDEPFGALDVLTREEMQDELLKIWEANRTTVLMITHDIDEAILLADRIVMMTNGPEATIGEVLEVPFARPRSRAEVLEDPHYYTLRNRVMTFLYERFGDPVLAD